A portion of the Candidatus Effluviviaceae Genus I sp. genome contains these proteins:
- a CDS encoding BamA/TamA family outer membrane protein: MRITDTQALTLRGAWGVGSGTDFPSHRLFYLGGLGTLRGYPYRAYEAKNLAFVSAEYAVRIRPELEIIYFLDSGEVWNNTTGFDWEEHKTNIGIGLRVDVPGIGDIRLDAARPTTTENVDTVVSLRLVYPS, from the coding sequence ATGCGGATCACGGACACGCAGGCGCTCACGCTCCGCGGCGCGTGGGGCGTCGGAAGCGGGACGGACTTCCCGTCGCACAGGCTCTTCTACCTCGGCGGCCTCGGGACGCTGCGCGGCTATCCCTACCGCGCCTACGAGGCGAAGAACCTCGCGTTCGTGTCCGCCGAGTACGCCGTGAGGATCCGGCCCGAACTCGAGATCATCTACTTCCTCGACTCGGGCGAGGTCTGGAACAACACGACGGGGTTCGACTGGGAAGAGCACAAGACGAACATCGGCATCGGCCTTCGGGTCGACGTGCCGGGCATCGGCGACATCAGGCTCGACGCGGCGCGGCCGACGACGACGGAGAACGTGGACACGGTCGTGAGCCTCAGACTGGTGTACCCTTCGTAG